The sequence TCTTgataagattttatatttttgttgacaGAGTTCTTGAATATTTTTTGATGTATTGCCAGGTAATATTTTCTGATGTCACTGAAACGTTATCTACGTCTGCACTTTTTTcatcctgaaatatttttaagtaaattagtATTACATCCTTAAGTATTTCAGTATGGTTTTCTAAAATAACATTTCACTTAAATTATTCCCTAATATCATCTATTATCAAAAGTGAAATAGCCAATAAACACAAAGAGGGGCTCAATCTTATTTgtaattagaaatacaaattattaagACAAAGAAATACTATTGCACACAAAAAAGTCTGATACCAAGTGTTAGAAAGGATGCAGAGCACTGAAATTCTAATCCATTGCTACGAACAAGGGGATAAAATCTCTCTGGAGAAGTTTGGTTTTACATAGTAAAAATGAAGATGCATAGACCCGATTCCCTCTACCCCTGCTAGATATATATCTAACAGAAATGCACAGGTCTACCAAGAGACACATATAACGACGTTCATGCTAGTATGTTGTAACAGGAAAATTTTGAGATAACTCAAATGTCTCTTAacatgagaaaaaacaaactacGGGCCAGatgcggaggctcatgcctgtaatcccagcactttgggaggccaaggcaggtggatcacttgaggccaggagttcaagaccacctggccaacatggtgaaaccttgtggaaaattagccaggcgtggtggtgcaggcctgcagtccctgctactagggaggctaaggcaggagaatctcttgaacctgggaggtggaggctgcagtgagccgagatcatgccactgcactttacctgggcaatagagcgagattccatctcaaaaaaaagaaaaaaaaagtagaataaaaaataaaatatatggactggtgtggtggttcacacctgtaatcccagcactttgggaggccaaggcaggtggattacctgaggtcaggagttcgagaccagcctggccaacatggtgaaactctgtctctactagaatataaaaatcagctgggcatggtggtgggtacctataattccagctacttgggaggctgaggcaggagaatcgcttgaacccaggaggcggaggttgcagtgagccgagatcatgccattgcacttcagcctgtgcgccaagagcaaaactcttgtctcaaaaaaaaaacgtaattaaataaataaaactaaaaaaaataaaaaatatataaaaaattaaaagaaaagagttaaaaaaaaaaaaaaaaaagaccaagctAATTTATATTGTTTAGGAGTACAAACATGGatgtaaaaaaattaagacaataatGATCAAAATTCAGAAGAATAGTACCAACTTTGGGAAGAAAGATGAACCTTTGCTGAGGGAGAGGCTTGCTAGGGTATCCTGATGCtggcagtttcctcatctaggtGTGTAAATGCATGAGCTTTCctctataattatttattataaaaaatgcaTAAGTTTATTATAAAGTGTATAAATTATATGCACTTTTTCTGTATgtacatttcacaaaagaaaaaaggtccAAATGTGAtgagatatataaaaatacaaagaagagggccgggcgtggtggctcacgcctgtaatcccagcactttgggaggccgaggcgggcggatcacaaggtcaggagatcgagaccatcctggctaacatggtgaaaccctgtctctactaaaaatataaaaaattagccgggcgtggtggcgggcgcctgtagtcccaactactcaggaggctgaggcaggagaatggcgtgagcccgggaggcagagcttgcagtgaactgagatcgcgccactacacatcagcctgggcaacagtgagactccgtctcaaaaaaaaaaaaaaaaaaaaattacaaagaagagTTGCTATATGCTtgttaaacattattttgaaaaaactgCTTTTGCTTTGTAACACTTAAACATAAGTGACGGCTTTTGCTATGAGTCATTTATTTGAGATCATTTATCAAAAGGCACTTACTGAGGACCAATTTTTGAGGCAATATAATGTCATCTTATTTTTACATGAGCTAGTTCTTATACAACCATCAATTCTGAATCTTGTTTAGTTTGGTATTAAGTAATATACACAATTTACATTGTTCCTGTATGAAATTCGTCTATTTTTCCATAGCTTTTTCTGATTTCCTCATTAGGATTTCACAGTATCTTTTGGAAAATACTCAAAGCCAAAGGTGGTCAGAATTTCACattcttaaatttacttttttttttttttttgagacagagtctcgctctgtcacccaggctggagtgtagcctgtcttggcctcccaaagtgctgggatacaggcgtgagccactgtgcccggctgactTTTAATACAGTGATATTAATTCATTTGAAGGTCTCCTCCTGTGTCTTCTAAATCAATATCAAAATCTAAATCATCatcactttcttcatttcttctgcagcttcttctaTGGTTGGAACTTAGATTATTTTCAGTAtgttctattttttctgtttctttattcaacctaaagatgaaagaaaaagtttctatttatttctcaGGCTTTCACTATTTAACCATGTAGATTGAAAAGACTTTTACCACTACATTTCTTGATTAACAAGAACCTAATGAAgtatgtataaagaaaaagatccaaccaggagtggtggttcatgcctgtaatcccagcactttgggaggccgaggcaggcggatcacctgaggtcagagggtcgaaaccagcctggccaacgtggcgaaaccccatctctactaaaaatacaaaatcagctgggcgtggtggtacaagcctgtaatcccaagtacttgggaggctgaggcaggagaatcgcttgaacttgggaggtggaggttgcagtgaggcgagatcatgccattgcactccagcctggacaacaacagcgaaactctgtctcaaaaaaaaaaaaaaaaaaaaaaaaaatccttgaacaCTAACTCGAGATCCAACCAATTATAACACTATTGTCACTAAAGTGggctcaaaaaaaattaatacatgatatctattaaaagaaaagttaCATAATGCGTAATTCTTTTGTAGTGAGTATGAATTTCACaaataagtattttgttttcttaaaaatataaagtttcacTTTTACTGTaatgatagaaaaataattttaaaagtctatataAGTTTGACATGCAACTTAAGTCTAAGAGTTATGGATCATCTCTTAAAAGAAATTCATGTGTCAATCACTAAGAGTAAACGTCAAACATAAAAGGAAACACTCACGAAATAacaatgtcttctttctttccacattttgCGCAAACTTCAAGTTCACAGGCACATGGTCTACACATTATGTGATAAGAATCCTTCACTGTCTTTTGTAAACATttaacactaaaataaaaaacaaaatgttaatttatttatatttatttcagacTTATTTGGTAAAATAAGAGGATGTGTCTAAATGTATAGTTAAAAAGCCTAAcaagactgggcgtggtggctcacgcctgtaatcccagcactttgggaggtcgaggcaggcagatcatgaggtcaggagtttgagaccagcctggccaagatggcaaaaccccgtctctactaaaaatacaaaaaattagctgggcgtggtggctcatgcctataatcccagctactcaggaggctgaggcaggagaattgcttgaaccctggaggtggaggttgaaggagtcgagttcgcaccactgcactccaatctgggtgacagagtgagacactgtttcagaaaacaacaacaacaacaacagcctaaCAATCAAAACTCCTAGATTTCAATTTCAGGTGTTTATCTTATGTCACTCTAAATTAATTATATCGCATTTCTAGATAACAGTTTACAGCTGCAGAATAAaactgctggatttttttttaagtgtcattaaaaatgtggtaaaacaagatcaatatacaaaactcagctgtatttctatacactaccaataaacaatctataaaagaataaaggaataaattcaataaaagaaGTACAAGACCAatacactgaaaattacaaaacatcacTGAAAGAAACTAAAGACCTAACTATATGGAAAGACATACcatattttatatgaaaagacttaatattgtaggccaggagcagtgctcaggcctgtaatcccaccagtttgggaggccgaggtgggcggatcacctgagatcaggagttcgagaccagcctggccaacatggtgaaaccccatctctactaaaaatacaaaacttaggtgggtgtggtggcgtgcctgGGAGataggccactgcacttcagcctgggcaacagagtgagactccatctcaaaaaaaaaaaaaaaaaaaaaaaaagggagaaacttAATATTGAGAATATTGAGAAGACCGCAATACTccccaaactgatctacagattcaacgaACTCTCTATTAAAATTCCAGCTggcttttttgcagaaattgacaagctaatcCTAAAGTTCATACAGAAATTCTAGGGACCCAGAATaggcaaaacaatcttgaaaaggaacaataaaatggaaagattcaCATGTATTGATTTCAAAACACACTACAAACCTACAGTAACCCAGACTGTGCAGTACTGACATAATAGATGTATATAGGTGTGCTCTTGCCATTGCTCCATCCATGAAACATACCATTTTGTAGaagtaaaattgccttgctgagaaaatttatgtccgagtgctatttcttttgtggcactGAAAACTTATTTCTAAcaaatgacaaagcaagactctgtctcaaaaaacaaagaataatgtGAAAATTTTAGTATTAACTCTATGCATATAAATCCAATAACTCTGTAGAAATGGCCAAAGTTTTGCAAAGAAAGAATATCAAAACtcactgaagaagaaatagataaatactcctctatttattaaagaaaaatttaatcatAACTctaaaaaaactatatattttttggaaaacTCCAGGCCCAAATGACTTTACTGataaattctatcaaatatttaagaaataatagtgATCATACACAAATCCTTAAAACAAAtaggaataaatatttttcaactcatttggtAAGGCTCTAacatcaagacaaaaaaaaagcaaacaagaaaatgaCAGATGAGTATTTCTAATGAACAAAGATGGAAAAATCCAtgacaaaatgttagcaaatcaaatccagcaatacATAAAAATCTTGCCACACACTTGCTCACTCTCTcgcatgttctctctctctctctctctctctctctctctctatatatatatatatatatgcaccaagtGGATTTATCCTGGGAATACAAGGCTGATTCAATATATTCAAAGGCAATAAATATAATTCACTAAAGCAATGTTCTAAGAAAAACCATAAGATGATGTTAATAGATGTGAAAAAAGCTCTACAAAAATGTAACATCCGTTTATAACAACAACTCTCAGTAAACTATGAACTGAAGGAAACATTCTCAACCTAAAAACAGATAACTCAAAGAACCTACAGCTAAtttcatacttaatgatgaaagactgaatacCTTCCCCATAAGATCAGAAACAGGGCAAGAATAtctgctctcaccactccttttcagcATCATATTGGAGGTCCTAGGCAGTGCAatagcagccaaaaaaaaaaaaaaaaaaaaaagaaaaagaaaggtcatagagattggaaagaagaaataagtgtctttatttagaagaaaaaatcattgtctatatagaaaataccaatgaatctattttttaaaaggtactgGACATAAACAGTGAGTTTAATAAAATCACAATATATAGGGTCAGTAAACAAAcataaactgtatttttatgtttctagCAATCACTAATTACTTTttataagaaaaagcaaagaaactatAACAGCCAAAAgagttatgaaaatgaaaaatgaggtTGGAGAATTCTCACTACgtgatttcaaaacttatcacAAGGCAGTATAGTACTGGTGAAaggacagacacacagatcaatggaataaagaccagaaatagacccacatacaTATATGACCAACTGATTTTCAAGATAGTAGAAAGGTAACTGAatagagaaaagacagtcttgtCAACAAACAATGTTGGAAAAACTGACTATCCCTAAAATTAACAAGAAATAGAACATAAATTCAAACATAAAATCAAGAATTAtacaacttctagaagaaaacataggaagaaCTATTTGTGACTCTCAGCTAGGCAAAGATACCTTATCTACAACAACAAAACCATGATCTAGAAAGAATGATTTGTTAGATGGACCCTCATCAGAATAAAAAATGTCTCCTCTTCAAAACACActcttaaaagaatgaaaaaaacaagCCAGAGGTTGGCACAACTTATTAAGTATTTTGAAACAtcttaaaaaacatttataaattctCCAATCACTACTGGGTATTTTCTCTTATAAGATTCAtggtgaaaaaaatcaaaatatttcaccccaaaatatgcttCTTTGGCACATTTTGAGATGGCTGTTTAGAAGGCCTGCAAACACAGCcagcaaagctgtcttttgtgaggatgatttgcatctgcagaggaaACAAAGTGAAGTAAACAACAGATATAAACAGGCTTCCTCTGAAGCCCGCCCTTGTCTGGATCTAGGAAAGATCAACTCATTTCTAAAACTTTACAGGTCTGACAGAAACATTTACCAGAGGCCCTGTGAGGCTACTACCTCTGAAGTTTCATCTGCATCACAAGACTGCCTTTGCCCAGGTTTCTCCTCTCCCCCACTCATAACTGTCTTTCCACAATATCCTGCTTTGCCAAAATCTGAGCCCCCTAATCTTTCTGTAATCTCAAGGTGATACAAAAGTGTTAACCACCTTGCCTCTGCGTTTTTTTTTATACTCATGACTCCTgtgcacatgtatgcacacaaTAAAATTTGTATGCCCTTTTCCCTTGTTAATTTATgtattatgtttgttttatagatttaAATTACCAAACCTTCAGGGGAAAAATTCAAACCTCCCTACAATGGTAAGGAGAAATTTTAAATTCgcctaaatataaatttttccaaatttcccTCAAAAATGGCTATATTGTATTTTATGAGTTCATTGCTAAGAAAACTTCAGAAAGGTCAAAATAATGATAGTTTtgccttcttttcatttctttatgcaATACACacgttaaaagaaaaacttcagcagaattacatttaaaggagtttaattgagcaatatATGATTCACgaatcaggcagcccccagaatcacagcagattcagagagactccaggcatgcctcatggtcagaacaaatttatagacaaaaaaagtaaagtgCAGTACAGAAACAGGAAGGGAGGTACAGAAATAGGAAgggaggtacagaaacagctgggaTTGGTTACAGGTTagtatttgccttatttgaacagaGTTTGAACATTCAGCAGTGTATGaatggttgaagtatggctgctgggattggccaagactcagctattgttacaggtgtCTACTCCTAAGTTAGGctttcaatcttgtctacctattaaaTTAGGTTGCAGTTCATGCACAATGACTCAAATATAGAAATAGGGAGTCCTTATCAGGCTATCTTTAGTTCACTTTAACAAACACAATTCCCAGAAACAATCATACAAACAAATCACTCAAACAATTCTGGCCATAAATATACCACAACTAATCATTTTAGTGGAAACTATGGTCAAATAAAAACACAGGTCACCATTGTTTACATGTTTCTTGATAAAGGAGACAATACActtcttaaaaatattactattgagtgggcacagtggttcatgcctgtaatcccagcaccttgggaggaccaggcaggagaattgcttgagcccaggaattagagaacagccttggcaacagagagaccccatctctacaaaaaacaaaaattagccagggtgggcGTGCACACCACCTACCAGAGTGTaggagttccagctactcggaggctgaggtgggaggatcactttagcacTGGCAATACAACGGTAGGAAAAGAACACCAGTTTGGGAAACTGGAGACCTTGATTCTAGCCCACCCTTGACATGTCCTTGTCAtgctgagagacaggactagctggatttcctaggccaactaagaatctCTAAGCCTAGCTGGGCCAACTAAGAATCTCTAAGCCTAGCTGGGATGGGGCTTGCAGCTTAGCTCACAcccaaccaatcaggtagtaaagagagctcactaaaatgctaattaggcaaaagcaggaggtaaagaaatagccaatcatctatcacCTGAGAGCAAAGTGGGAGGGACGATGATCAGGATATAAATCCAGGCATTCCAGCCGGCAAgagctaccctctttgggtcccctccctttgtatgggagctctgttttcactctattaaatcttgcaactgcactctcttctggtctgtgtttCTTAGGGCTTGAGCTGAGCTTTTGCTCGTTGTCCACTACTGCTGTTTGCCGCTGTCACAGACCTGccactgacttccatccctctggATCCGGCAGAGCAtccgctgtgctcctgatccagcgagGCGCCCACTGCCACTCCCGATTGGGCTAAAgtcttgccattgttcctgcatggctaagtgcctgggttcgtcccaattgagctgaacactagtcaccgGGTTCCATGGTTCTTTTCCAtgacccacagcttctaatagagctataacactcactgtaTGGCCCAAGATTACATTCgttggaatctgtgaggcca is a genomic window of Chlorocebus sabaeus isolate Y175 chromosome 12, mChlSab1.0.hap1, whole genome shotgun sequence containing:
- the C12H9orf85 gene encoding uncharacterized protein C9orf85 homolog isoform X1 → MSSQKGNVARSRPQKHQNTFSFKNDKFDKSVQTKKINAKLHDGVCQRCKEVLEWRVKYSKYKPLTKPKKCVKCLQKTVKDSYHIMCRPCACELEVCAKCGKKEDIVISLNKETEKIEHTENNLSSNHRRSCRRNEESDDDLDFDIDLEDTGGDLQMN